From Phalacrocorax carbo chromosome 6, bPhaCar2.1, whole genome shotgun sequence, a single genomic window includes:
- the LOC135314000 gene encoding uncharacterized protein LOC135314000, translated as MAECGSYKATNALTPAALSPPCPQQEGQLCLLPMPPIPTGPAPVPTQGRWKSQEEWSYKGRAIIANFGLCFLQKTKNPKEVTPRNQALRGAVAFEQSPKGRPPASSQQPFQDALGPGRREEVAGGGRLARGRGGVQRLRAGEVRAAPRGEAGAGAGAHACPRSPSLGRRWRREVAVEEEVEETPQEKKLRLAKLYLEELRRHEEERAAAEEEEEETHPADLIGDRLKEDVLEQKGRLQRLVAKDVQPPDPASIRVLRGHQLPVTCLVISPDDRFIFSASKDGSLIKCKCSLGAATGCSPSLNPAGRDPAAAGAWVPVEVAGPLPLPGMCTCIVLGSVGGSLALSNMLGGSQGVMAMPFP; from the exons ATGGCCGAGTGCGGGAGCTACAAAGCCACCAATGCTCTGACTCCGGCAGCTTTGTCCCCTCCGTGTCCCCAGCAGgaagggcagctctgcctcctgcccatgCCACCCATCCCCACCGGCCCTGCGCCCGTTCCCACCCAGGGACGTTGGAAGTCCCAAGAGGAATG GTCATATAAGGGACGTGCCATTATTGCAAATTTCGGCTTAtgctttctccaaaagaccaagaATCCCAAG GAGGTCACTCCGCGAAACCAAGCCCTCCGCGGAGCCGTCGCCTTTGAGCAATCTCCAAAAGGGAGACCACCCGCCAGCAGTCAGCAGCCCTTCCAGGATGCTCTGG GTCCTGGGCGCCGAGAGGAGGTCGCGGGCGGCGGCCGTCTGGCCCGTGGACGAGGAGGTGTCCAGCGACTCCGAGCCGGAGAGGTACGAGCCGCGCCGCGGGGGGaagccggtgccggtgccggtgctcACGCCTGTCCCCGCAGCCCGTCGTTGGgacggcggtggcggcgggagGTGGCGgtagaggaggaggtggaggagacGCCGCAGGAGAAGAAGCTGCGCCTGGCCAAGCTGTACCTGGAGGAGCTCCGCCGGCACG AGGAGGAGCGGGCGgcggcagaggaggaggaggaggagacgcATCCGGCGGATCTCATCGGCGACCGGCTGAAGGAGGACGTG ctggagcagaaggGTCGGCTGCAGCGCCTGGTCGCCAAAGAC GTGCAGCCTCCAGATCCAGCCAGCATTCGAGTGCTGCGGGGGCACCAGCTGCCCGTCACCTGCCTGGTCATCTCTCCAGATGACAGGTTCATCTTTTCGGCCTCCAAGGACGGCTCCCTCATCAAATGCAAGTGTTCCCTTGGGGCTGCGACTGGCTGTTCCCCCAGCCTGAaccctgcagggagggaccctgcagcagcaggagcgtGGGTGCCTGTGGAGGTGGCTGGGCCCCTGCCCCTTCCGGGGATGTGCACGTGCATCGTTTTGGGCTCTGTGGGAGGCTCGTTGGCGCTTTCCAATATGTTGGGAGGTTCCCAGGGTGTGATGGCGATGCCTTTCCCGTAG